In Hyalangium gracile, the genomic window CACGAGTGGTCCGTGAGGATGACCACCGCGTCGTACTCGCCCAGCATCTCCGGAGACAGCGGCACCGACGTCAGCTCGTAGTGGAAGCCGTGGCCCTTCTCCAGCCTCGGCACGTACGGATCGTGGTAGCGGACCTCGGCGCCCCGCTCCTTGAGCAGCGAGATGACCCGGAGGCTCGGGCTCTCGCGCATGTCGTCGATGTCCTTCTTGTAGGCCGCGCCCAGGCACAGCACCTTGGCGCCATTCAGCGTCTTCTTGC contains:
- a CDS encoding UDP binding domain-containing protein; amino-acid sequence: KKTLNGAKVLCLGAAYKKDIDDMRESPSLRVISLLKERGAEVRYHDPYVPRLEKGHGFHYELTSVPLSPEMLGEYDAVVILTDHSCIDYAMVVQRSQCVIDTRNATKPVGLGREKIMKA